In the genome of bacterium, the window CAGCCGCCGGCGAGGCAGCCCAGCGCGGAGACGATCCCGCCGAGCACGCCCGTCGCCACGGCCACAGTGTTCGCCGAGGCCCGCCAGTCCCCCGCCACCGCCGACCAGAGCCCCGAGGCCGCGCCCGAGCCGATGGGCAGCACGCACAGAATGAGCGCCAGCAGGCCGAGGCGCGAGCGCGCGACCTGCCAGAGGTCGGCGCCGACGTCGGCCAGGCGGCGCGTCAGGCGCCCCTCGCGGTGCGCGGCCGGCGGCTCGTCGACGAAACGCAGGGCCAGCGCGCAGGCCAGGCAGGCGATGGCGACCAGCGCCGCGGCCATCCAGGGCGCAGGCAGGCGCTCGGCGAGGAGCAGCCCGGCGCCGCCGCCCAGCCCGTAGCCCCCCAGGTTGCCGGCCTGGAACCAGCCGCCCGCGCGGCCCTTCTCGGCCTCGGGCGTGGCGTAGGCCATCAGGCTCTCGACGGCCATGCCGAGGAAGGTGACCGCCAGGTTCGAGATCACGACGATCGCAGAGAGCCAGGGTAGGCTGGCGGCCGTCATCGGCAGCGCGCCCGTGCCGAAGATGCCGAGGGCGCTCAGCACCGCTGCGATCAGGTACCACTGCTTGCGCGTGAGCGTGGTGTCCGCGATCGGCGCCCAGAGGAACTTCCACGTGTGCGGGATGAAGCCGATCGCGATCAACGAGGCCGTCTGCGCCACCGTGATGCCCGCCTGGGTGAGCAGGTAGGCCACGGCCACCGAGAGGTAGCCGGCCATCGCGCCGAAGGGCACGATGAGCACCATGTAGACGGCCGGGTGCGTGTGGCGGGGCGCGGCGGGGTTCTTCATCAGATCCGCTCCGCGCGCATCACGAGCTGGTCGCCCTCGCGGTGCACGGGCATGGCGAAGGTGAAGCGGTCCACCTGCAGGGCCAGCTCGAGGTCGGCGAGGGGAAACTCGGGGTGGGCGGCATCGGTGAAGTTGCGGCCCCAGGTCGAGACGCGCACCCGCTCGAGCAGGGGCGGCAGCTCGAGCGCGCGCCCGCGCAGGCTGGCGGCGATCAGCTCGGCGCAGGCGATGTCCTCGTCGCCGTCCTCGCCCGGCAGCACGCCCGTGGCGACGAGGGTGACGCCCCCGCGCACGTGGCTGGCCAGGTACTCGACCGTGGCGCGCGCGTTGCAGAGGCCGGCGGCGAGCAGCGGCCCCGCCTTCTGCGCGCGGACCAGCCCCTGCGTGCCGGCGCTGGTGCGCTGGATCAGCGTGTGGCCCGACAGGTCGAGGCCGCGCAGCTCCGACGGCGAGTTGCCGAAGTCGAAGCCCGGCACGCGCAGCCCGTTCTTCTCGCCCATGATCAGGGCCTCCGGCAGGGCTTCGCGCAGGCGGAAGGCCTCGTCGATCTCGCCGGCGAGCACGATGCGCTCGGCGCCCGCGGCGAAGGCGAAGGCGGCCGTCGTGAAGGCGCGCAGGACGTCGATGGCAACCAGCGCGCCGGTGGCCTCGGCGCAGTCGGCGAGCGTGGCGTGGCGGATCTCCAAGGGGTTCCTCCGGGAAGGCCCCATGCATAGCGCATCCCGGCCCGAAAAAAAAGCCCGGAGGCGGGCGCCTCCGGGCCTCGATCGCCGCGCGCCGGGGCTAGAAGCCCAGGCTGTACATCACCTGGAAGTTGAACTGGCTGTGCGTGACGGCCAGCGTCGTGTTGCTGTTCTCCTGCTCCACCTCGGGCGCCACGGCAAAGGACAGGTTCAGGGCCTGCCGCTCGGCGAAGTTGAGCCCCAGGCCGCCCGTGAAGTGGTTCTCCTCGATGGCCGGGAAGAGCGGGTTCACGAACTCGTCCGGGATCGGATTGCTGGCGATGACCGCGCCGCCGCGCAGCACCAGCAGCTCGCTGGCCCGGAAGGCCGCGCCGAGGTTGATCACCGACTGGTCCTCCCATTCCTGGTAGAAGGTGATGCCGACGCTCTCGCCGTCGAGATCGCCGCCCTCGGCCGTGAAGGTCATCTTGAAGTCGGCCATCGTGTCCGCCCACTGAATGAGCTTGTAGTCGGCGGCCAGCACCCAGCGCTCCGCGGGCGAGAAGGCGACGCCGAGGCCCAGCACGGCCGGCCACTGGAAGTCCTCCACCGCCATCGAGCCGGGGATTGCCTCGCCGATGAGGCCGCTGCCGTCGCCCTCGTAGAAGGCCATCACGGCCTCGTCGGCCTCCCAGTCGCTGAGGGCAGTCTTCAGGTGATAGGTGGCGCCGACGGCGAAGTCGGGCGTCGCCTGGTAGACGAAGCCCAGCTTGCCGGCGAAGCCCGTGCCCTTGGCCGCGCCCGTGAAGTCGCTGTCGTCGGCGAACTCGATGCGGGCGTAGTCGTCGGCGGCCAGCATGCCGCCCGTCATCATGCCCTCGATCGCCTGGCCGAAGCCGGCGCTGACATCGGCCTCGCCGAGCACGTGGCTGCCCATGAAGTCCATGAAGGAGCCCGGCGCGGGACCGGAGGGTGCCGCGGCGTCGCCGACGACGAAGGGCATCTTCAGGTCCATGCCGCCCCAGACGAAGTCGAGCGTGGCGGCGAGGGTGAGCTTCTCGTTCAGGGCGTAGGCGACCGGCAGCATCGCGCGGCCGACGCTGACCTGCGAGAGCACGTCCTCGCCCGTCGGGCCGGCCATGAAGGTCTTCGACGCGTACTCGGTGCCCATGCCGCCCTGGCCGAAGACGCCGAGGCCGTAGGTGAGGGCGCCGCCGCGGCGATAGTAGCCGAGCGCGGGCATCCAGAACGCCGTGGCGTCGGAGTCGGCGCTCAGGTCCATCGCCTCCATCGCCACCGCGACCGAGGGGCCGAGCGAGCCGAGGGCGAGGTCGAGGCGCGCCTCGCCATCGGGCAGGAGGCCCAGGGTAGCGGGGTTGTTCATCAGGGCCGCGGAGCCATTGTCGAAGGCAATGGCCGCGCCGCCCATGCCGTGAGCGATCGGGCCGTAGCCCTCGAGGTTCATGCCGTCGGTGGCCGCCGCCGCCGAGGCGAGCAGCAGTAGGCTGAGGGCGACCGCCCCTTGCCGGATCCAGGTCGTGTTCATGCGCACTCCTCGCACCAGGCGGGAAAGGGTCTTGTGAAGACCTTCACAGGGTAGCGCGAACGAGCGCGGCTTCAAGGTCCGATTTGTGTTTCGTGTTTCCGGAACTACAGCGGTGAGCGGCACTTACCGTCTGGCGGCAGTCTACTTCCTGTCGGGCAGGAGGTCCTCGCGGCTCTTGAAGACGCGCTCGGGCAGCTTGTCGTAGACGAGGTAGACGTTCCCCGCGCCCCCCACCCGCAACGGGATGCCCGCCTCCGGCGCCGTGATGGGCGCTCCGAATTCGAGCCGGCGCGTGCTGCCGTCGGCCAGGCTCAGCTCGACGCCGCGCCGCGCGGCCGCGAAGCCGTGCTCGGCGGCGGGATCGAGCACGTCCGTGGCGCGGATGCTGGCCAGGGCGCCGAGCAGCGCGTCCGTCTTGGCGCGGTCCAGCTCCTTCTTGCCCGCCAGCCAGCGGTACTGCGCGCGCCCGGCGGCGCTGGTGTCCGCCGGCGCATCGAAAGTCTTGGCGAGGGTGAGCGTCTTGTCGCCGTCGCTCAGCGCGACCCCGTTCACCTGCTGGCGGTCCACGCTGAAGACGCCGAGGTCGAGCAGCCCGCGCGGCGAGGGCTCGCGGTTCTCGCCCCAGACCCCGATGTCACCGAGCAAGTTGCCGCCTGCCGCGTAGGCGCGCTTCTCGCCGGCCTTCATCGCGAAGCAGCCGGCGGCGCCGCTCAGGCGCTCGCCGAGCAGCAGGTGACCCAGCTCCTTGCCGCCGAGATCGTAGGCGATGAGGTGAACGGCGCGCTTCTCGTCGAGGGCGTAGTCGGCCAGCACCGATTCGCGGTCGGAGCGGAACTCGCCCCTCAGCCCGACCAGCCCGCCGAGCAGCCGCTCCAGCTTGTCGGCGGCGGCCGGGTGGCCGTAGCTCGTGTCCACGCGCCAGTCCATGCCGCTGCGCGTGAGCTCGATCTTGCCCGCGCCCGGGCCGTCGATGACGAGGCGCCCGATGTCCCCCGTCGCTACGGCCGGGAAGAGCACCTCGAAACTGGGCTGCGACAGCTTCGACTCGTGGCTGCTGCGCTGGACGAACTTGAGACCGATCAGCACGAGCAGCACGGCGCCGAGGATGAACAGGGGCCGGGTCTTCATCGTCGCCTCCTAGCGCGCGCGGCCGGCCAGGCCGGCCTGGTAGGCGGCCGTCTCCTTGCGCCGCATGACCAGGCGCAGGATGCCGTAGAACGCGAAGAGCAGGGGCACCAGCCCCACGGTGAAGATGCGATAGGCGAGCTTCTGCCCCGCCGCCAGCGGCTTGATGCTGCGCTCGGTGATCAGCTTCGAGCGGATGCCGATCAGGTCGCCCTCGAGCGCCAGCGCGTCGACCGCGTTGAGCAGGAGCATTGCGTTCTGACCGGCCTGGATGAAGGGCTGCTCGAAGAGCTTGCCGCAGCCGGTCAGCACGAGCTGGCTGGGCGCCGCCTTCAGGCTCGCCGGCGGCTCGGCCGCCGCGGCGCTGTCGCCGGCGGCCGGCCAGGCGGGCCGCGCTCCGGCGGGAGCCGGGAACTGCCCGTCGACGAGGAAGGCGAGCGGCAGCGTGGGCTCGAGCTTCTGGCCCTGCATCGTCACGTCGGCCTGCACGAGCGGCGCCCCGCTGAAGGCCTTGCGCCAGGAGTTCTGGCTGGTGCTGAAGAGGGTCCGGCTACCCAGGTTCAGGCCGGCGAGTCGCGCCGGGTCCTTCGCGAGGTCCGTGCCCCAGAGGTAGAAGAGCGTCTCGATGCGGTTGGTCATCTCCAGCTCGCGGTTGATCTGCTCGCCGCGCACGGCGATCTGCATCGGCGCCCGCACGGGCTCGGCCGTCTGCAGGCGCATGCCCATCACACTGCGCGTGCTGGGGATCGAGATCACCTCGCACTCGTTGTCGAAGAGCATCTCCTGGCGCACGGCGAGGCCGTACTCCTTCAGCAGCTCCTCGAGCCCCGAGGCGCGCTGCTGCGCGGCGATGCGGAAGCCGCCGCGCGGGTCGGACTGGTAGTCGTACTCGTGGTTCTGCACGGCGATCACCGCGCCCACGCCCTCGTGCAACGCGCGGCCGATCTCCCAGGCCTGGCGGGCGTCGAGGTTCGCGGGGCCGAGCACGAGCAGCGCGTCGGCGTCGGGCGGAATCGGCGAGTCCTGCGTCAGCTCGATGCGGCGCACGTCGTAGTGCTCCTCGCTCAGGAGCTGCTGCACGCTCTCCCAGGTGTCGGGCAGCTCGGGGATCTGCATGCCCATCTGCATGTACATCGCCGCCATCTGCGGGTCGAGCTGCGGCCTCGGCGCGAAGAGCGCCACCACGGGCCGCTTCTCCTGGGTCAGCCGGTAGACGCGGCTGACCAGCTCGTACTCGAGGGTGCTCAGGCTCTGCGGCAGGACCTGCGGCAGCAGCTCCTCGGGCTTGTCCTTGTAGGCCAGCGTGATCGCCGAGTAGATCAGCTTGACGCCGATCTCGTCCTTGTCCACCGACTGCACCTGGAAGGGCCGCACGCCCTTGCTCTGCAGGAGCTGCTGCATCTCCTCGTCGTCGCTGGGGTCGTGCACGCCGAACTGCAGCATGCCGTCCGAGGCGTCGGCGTAGTCGCGCAGCTTGTCGCTGACGTCGCGCTCGAGGGTCTTCAGGCCCGTCGGCATCTTGTCCACGCGGGTGACGTAGAACTTCACCTGCACCGGCACGGCGAGGCCGCCGAGGATCTTCTGGCCGGACTCGGAGAGCGTGAAGAGGCGGTCCTCGGTCAGGTCCAGGCGCGAGCCGCGCAGATCCCCGAGCAGGCTGTTGACGACCACCGCGACGCCGATCAGCAGCAGGGCCGCCAGGCCGAAGCCGAGTCGGAAGTTGAGGCGCTTCATCCGTGCTTCCTCCCCTCCAGCCAGTAGACGTTCAGCAGCAGGAACACCGTCGAGAGCGTGAGGAAGTAGGCGAGGTCGGCGAGCAGCACCACGCCCCGCTGCATCGACTCGTAGTGGCCGATCAGGCCGAAGGCGCCCTGGAAGAAGGAGCCGAGGCCGCCGATCCAGCCGTCCACCGTGGCCGCCACCGGGTCCAGGCCCACGAGGTAGAGGAAGAAGCAGGCGATCATCCCGAGGATGAAGGCCGTGATCTGGTCGCGCACCAGTCCGCTGACGAAGATGCCCACGGCCAGGTAGAGCGCGCCGAGCAGGAGCGCCGCCAGGTAGCCGCCGAAGAGCGCGCCGCCGTCCGGGTTGCCGAGGAGGCCGAGCATGATCGGGATCGGCAGCGTGCCGGCGAGGGCGATCAGGTAGAAGGCGAGCGCCGCGAAGTACTTGCCGAGCATGACGTCGGCGGCGCGCAGGGGCAGGGTCATCAGGAGCTCGAAGGTGCCCGAGCGTTTGTCCTCGGCCCAGAGGCGCATGCTGATCGCCGGGATGAAGAAGATCAGGAAGAGCGGCAGGTTGCCGAAGAAGCCGCGCATGTCGGCCTGGCCCTGCAGGAAGAAGGGCGTCATGTAGAGCCCGGCCGTCAGCACGAGGAAGACGATGATGAAGATGTAGGCGATCGGGCTGTTGAAGTAGGCCGCCAGCT includes:
- a CDS encoding ABC transporter; amino-acid sequence: MKLDFAQALKFDLSGGLTIFRRELAAYFNSPIAYIFIIVFLVLTAGLYMTPFFLQGQADMRGFFGNLPLFLIFFIPAISMRLWAEDKRSGTFELLMTLPLRAADVMLGKYFAALAFYLIALAGTLPIPIMLGLLGNPDGGALFGGYLAALLLGALYLAVGIFVSGLVRDQITAFILGMIACFFLYLVGLDPVAATVDGWIGGLGSFFQGAFGLIGHYESMQRGVVLLADLAYFLTLSTVFLLLNVYWLEGRKHG
- a CDS encoding MFS transporter, producing MKNPAAPRHTHPAVYMVLIVPFGAMAGYLSVAVAYLLTQAGITVAQTASLIAIGFIPHTWKFLWAPIADTTLTRKQWYLIAAVLSALGIFGTGALPMTAASLPWLSAIVVISNLAVTFLGMAVESLMAYATPEAEKGRAGGWFQAGNLGGYGLGGGAGLLLAERLPAPWMAAALVAIACLACALALRFVDEPPAAHREGRLTRRLADVGADLWQVARSRLGLLALILCVLPIGSGAASGLWSAVAGDWRASANTVAVATGVLGGIVSALGCLAGGWACDRMNRKAAYALYGVLQALCALAMAAAPRTESMYVFFTLLYAFITGLTFAGFTAFVLEAMGKGAAATKYNVYASLSNTPIYYMTRIDGWAHGRWGAGGMLRTEAAFGAAGLVAFLGVAALLTGRRRPQLRATAEP
- a CDS encoding DUF4340 domain-containing protein → MKTRPLFILGAVLLVLIGLKFVQRSSHESKLSQPSFEVLFPAVATGDIGRLVIDGPGAGKIELTRSGMDWRVDTSYGHPAAADKLERLLGGLVGLRGEFRSDRESVLADYALDEKRAVHLIAYDLGGKELGHLLLGERLSGAAGCFAMKAGEKRAYAAGGNLLGDIGVWGENREPSPRGLLDLGVFSVDRQQVNGVALSDGDKTLTLAKTFDAPADTSAAGRAQYRWLAGKKELDRAKTDALLGALASIRATDVLDPAAEHGFAAARRGVELSLADGSTRRLEFGAPITAPEAGIPLRVGGAGNVYLVYDKLPERVFKSREDLLPDRK
- a CDS encoding 2-phosphosulfolactate phosphatase; amino-acid sequence: MGPSRRNPLEIRHATLADCAEATGALVAIDVLRAFTTAAFAFAAGAERIVLAGEIDEAFRLREALPEALIMGEKNGLRVPGFDFGNSPSELRGLDLSGHTLIQRTSAGTQGLVRAQKAGPLLAAGLCNARATVEYLASHVRGGVTLVATGVLPGEDGDEDIACAELIAASLRGRALELPPLLERVRVSTWGRNFTDAAHPEFPLADLELALQVDRFTFAMPVHREGDQLVMRAERI